One Palaemon carinicauda isolate YSFRI2023 unplaced genomic scaffold, ASM3689809v2 scaffold2521, whole genome shotgun sequence genomic window carries:
- the LOC137636215 gene encoding ABC transporter F family member 4-like: MEAMKKVVKILLNGGWQWRSALEEELDLCDAARQNLQDYRTQNRMWRRLHSALGYLCGRNGKGGETVRDEELLQNLLQEIRETTQEEDEFLPAEGMFQEELEEAEGAFPEELEDDEFLPAEVAFQEFDLPAEQEVKDELEDEVDLPAEQEVEDELEDEIDLPVEEQLTEPVLPQRGEEKDVEEEEKVLTLEEHRSEEDSKAVRSDKKLPKKKRRKRKLSNEEISNGKVSKEESSNSEVSKEESSNSEVSKEEMNNRELLKKERNNGKLSNKKRSNKKLSKREDRKRQLSKAERKNSNLSKEQSSNEEFSEEEERLDFDIYEVPVHNYFSVLSGKEDMDRSPLKSSSQKSERKTANKKRGRGGR, translated from the exons atggaggcaatgaagaaagttGTAAaaattctccttaacggaggatggcaatggagatcagctctggaggaagagctggacttgtgcgaCGCAGCGCGTCAgaacctgcaggattacaggacccaaaacaggatgtggcggcgtctgcattctgcccttgg gtacctgtgtggaagaaacggaaaaggaggagagactgtgagagatgaagagcttttgcagaatcttctccagGAAATCcgagaaactacacaggaagaggacgagtttcttccagctgaaggaatgttccaggaagagctggaagagg ctgaaggagcattccccgaagagctggaagatgatgaatttcttccagctgaagtagCTTTCCAGGAATTCGATCTTCCTGCGGAACAAGAGGtcaaggatgaactggaagatgaggtcgatctccctgctgaacaagag gttgaggatgaactggaagatgaaatcgatcttccagtggaagaacagctAACTGAGCCCgttcttcctcaaagaggagaagaaaaggatgtagaggaagaagaaaaagttcttactcttgaagaacatcggtctgaagaAGATTCAAAGGCAGTGAGAAGTGATAAAAAACTCccaaagaaaaagaggagaaaaagaaagctctcaaatgAAGAGATCAGTAATGGCAAAGTGTCTAAGGAAGAAAGCAGTaatagtgaagtgtctaaggaagaaagcagtaatagtgaagtgtctaaggaagagatgaataacagagagctattaaagaaagagagaaataatggaaagctctcaaataaaaagaggagtaaTAAAAAACTCTCAAAGAGAGAGGATAGGAAAAGAcagctctcaaaggcagaaagaaaaaatagcaatcTCTCAAAGGAGCAGAGCAGTAATGAAGAGTTCTCAGAGGAAGAAGAGAGATTGGATTTTGATATATATGAAGTTCCTGTTCATAATTACTTCAGTGTGTTGTCCGGTAAAGAGGATATGGACAGAAGTCCTTTGAAGTCGTCGTCACAAAAATCAGAAAGGAAGACTGCaaataagaaaagaggaagaggaggaagac